In the Osmerus eperlanus chromosome 27, fOsmEpe2.1, whole genome shotgun sequence genome, one interval contains:
- the med31 gene encoding mediator of RNA polymerase II transcription subunit 31, with amino-acid sequence MAGVMETDEQARNRFQSELEFVQCLANPNYLNFLAQRGYLREKPFVNYLKYLLYWKEPEYAKFLKYPHCLHMLELLQYEHFRKELVNAQCAKFIDEQQLLHWQHYSRKRTRLQQALAEQQQQQPTHGNATAK; translated from the exons ATGGCAGGAGTAATGGAAACAG ATGAGCAGGCGAGAAACCGCTTTCAGTCAGAGCTGGAGTTCGTACAGTGTTTGGCCAACCCGAATTACTTGAATT TCCTAGCCCAGAGAGGCTATCTTCGAGAGAAGCCGTTTGTAAACTATCTGAAGTACTTACTTTACTGGAAGGAGCCAGAGTACGCGAAGTTCCTCAA GTATCCCCACTGCCTGCACATGCTGGAACTGCTGCAGTACGAACACTTCCGGAAGGAGCTGGTGAACGCCCAGTGTGCCAAGTTCATCGACGAGCAGCAGCTGCTACACTGGCAGCATTACTCCCGCAAGCGCACCCGCCTCCAGCAGGCCCTGGcagagcagcagcaacagcagccgaCTCACGGCAACGCCACGGCCAagtga
- the LOC134013477 gene encoding P2R1A-PPP2R2A-interacting phosphatase regulator 1: MERMEVDQCAGAAAGSGGGALRRSNSAPMITSVSDGMTVFSPTSSARYRRSSVSVNPSCPSGATPLSPFSLGSERPDHKRQENMEMTLRGSLQRLSASNLMPLPPVSHWPNHAGGFHLQDSGVTPNSSPSPTRRFRPQSSTVRWPSLTPLKRKGGVESDGPPKKLFIAGVTDPTHSTSYTVSVSQASDSPSGGVSVCASTQGSPLALSPPPSFTPHHPGI, from the exons ATGGAACGAATGGAAGTGGACCAGTGCGCCGGCGCAGCTGCTGGGAGCGGGGGCGGTGCTCTTCGTAGATCGAACAGCGCCCCCATGATCACCAGTGTCAG TGATGGCATGACAGTGTTTAGTCCAACAAGTTCAGCCCGGTATCGACGGAGCAGTGTGTCAGTCAACCCCAGCTGCCCTTCTggg gccactcccctctctccgttCTCATTGGGAAGCGAGAGACCAGACCACAAAAGGCAG GAGAACATGGAGATGACACTCAGGGGAAGTCTGCAGAGACtgag CGCTTCCAACCTGATGCCCCTCCCACCTGTCAGTCATTGGCCCAACCACGCAGGG GGCTTCCATTTGCAGGATAGTGGCGTCACGCCTAactcctcccccagtccaacGAGGAGGTTCAG GCCACAGAGTTCCACTGTGAGATGGCCCTCACTGACACCCCTGAAGAGGAAag GAGGGGTGGAGTCTGATGGCCCGCCCAAGAAACTGTTTATTGCCGGGGTGACAGACCCTACCCACAGCACCAGTTACACAGTCAG TGTTTCTCAGGCATCTGACTCTCCATCTGGGGGCGTGTCCGTGTGTGCGAGTACTCAGGGAAGCCCCCTGGCCCTGTCCCCGCCCCCTTCCTTCACTCCCCACCATCCCGGCATCTAG
- the LOC134013862 gene encoding uncharacterized protein LOC134013862 → MSSTENVHHRMWRLRVAVVGAGAAGLCAARHILSRPDIYASPVVYELSKNVGGTWFYEERVGRYDNGIPIHSSMYRNLRTNLPKEVMMFPDFPFDPQLPSFLPHKEVHRYLQSYCETHSITPHIKFTTVVEDVSPVATETEESSAGTRWTVTSRDGSGEETTEAFDSVFICNGHYSDPHFPSIPGMEHFKGTVMHSHSYRYPEPFSGKSVVVLGAGNSGVDICQELARSDAKVILSHGKPTLPTLSSVGVEQVPPMVRVLEDGSFQFQDGSVTKAQALMLCTGYNFTYPFLNPTKLGLKIQEQLVTPLYKFMMPPAFPSLFILGICKIICPFPHFHCQVQYALGVLEGSVPLPSRADMEADAQREIDRKAEMGVQLRHMLRMEKDQWGYYQSLAHTGKFSPPPPVTQSLFNEVVKQRQIHPHNYRRLNYRLVSATQWEQMETQTSL, encoded by the exons ATGTCTTCAACGGAGAACGTACATCACAG AATGTGGCGTCTGCGCGTGGCggtggtgggggcgggggcggcCGGCCTCTGTGCCGCCCGACACATCCTGTCCAGACCGGACATCTACGCCTCGCCCGTCGTCTACGAGCTCTCGAAGAACGTCGGGGGAACCTGGTTCTACGAGGAGCGTGTCGGTAGATACGACAACGGGATACCCATACACAGCAGCATGTACAGAAACCTCAG GACCAACCTTCCCAAAGAGGTGATGATGTTCCCCGACTTCCCCTTTGACCCCCAgctcccttccttcctgcccCACAAGGAAGTTCATCGGTacctgcagagctactgtgagaCCCACAGCATCACGCCCCACATCAAG TTCACCACAGTGGTGGAAGACGTCAGCCCCGTCGCCACGGAGACAGAGGAGTCGTCGGCCGGTACGAGGTGGACGGTGACGTCGCGTGACGGGTCGGGAGAGGAGACGACGGAGGCCTTCGACTCCGTCTTCATCTGTAACGG GCACTACTCTGACCCCCACTTCCCCTCCATTCCAGGGATGGAGCACTTTAAAG GCACAGTCATGCACAGTCATTCGTACCGTTACCCTGAGCCATTCTCTGGGAAGTCAGTCGTGGTTCTCGGCGCTGGAAACTCTGGAGTAGACATCTGTCAAGAGCTGGCAAGATCCGACGCCAAG GTGATTCTGAGCCACGGGAAGCCCACCctgcccaccctctcctccgtgGGGGTGGAGCAGGTGCCTCCTATGGTACGGGTCCTGGAGGATGGATCCTTCCAGTTCCAGGACGGCTCCGTGACCAAGGCCCAGGCTCTGATGCTCTGCACGGGCTACAACTTTACCTACCCCTTCCTCAACCCCACCAAGCTGGGCTTGAAGATCCAGGAACAGCTGGTGACCCCTCTGTACAAGTTCATGATGCCCCCGGCCTTCCCCTCGCTCTTCATCCTGGGCATCTGCAAGATCATTTGCCCCTTCCCCCACTTCCACTGTCAG gtccagtatGCCCTGGGGGTGCTGGAAGGCTCGGTGCCCCTGCCGTCCCGCGCCGACATGGAGGCGGACGCCCAGAGAGAGATTGACAGGAAGGCAGAGATGGGGGTGCAGCTCAGACACATGCTGAGGATGGAGAAGGACCAGTGGGGCTACTACCAGTCTCTGGCCCACACAGGGaagttctcccctcctcctccggtcACGCAGAGCCTCTTCAACGAGGTGGTGAAGCAGAGGCAGATACACCCGCACAACTACAGGAGACTCAACTACCGGCTTGTCAGCGCCACCCAGTGGGAACAGATGGAAACGCAGACTAGTTTGTGA
- the LOC134013884 gene encoding P2Y purinoceptor 3 yields the protein MTEEHDSLRKKGKHPPSMTISQASDATPLGPAGPGNANYTSASPSSNTSPYPPPSPSSCSIDESYKYVFLPVCYSLTFLFSLTLNSVVLLRSCWRRGDCRRGNGGSRRWNTSLIYMVNLATTDLMYGLSLPFLVASYMMRDNWVFGDFMCRLVRFLFYFNLYCSIFFLTCISVHRYLGICHPMRTITLESKRAVKGTCALVWIMVFILTCPIFRFAQTGLVVRAGGVEAGGTPGLGENGSESKEDGGGGGDGLNEAYVNCWDDAIDKDFADYVPYGITLHLLGFFVPFAIIAWCYSRVVRTIFRTLSSAPGSQEGREEGGGGGGGDTEGARERTSVSISSSQHFHYIRRRRKSIKTIVTITFLFALCFLPFHVTRTLFLLLRRGQVGGCNTMKMISICYKVTRPLAACNAWLNALLYFLTGDQGGPCCWPADGAGSRRHRSATLWPLRILKREGVGEEEVVEVEEEKKKERQVHAESESKSSRIMF from the coding sequence ATGACAGAGGAACATGACTCGTTACGCAAGAAGGGAAAACATCCACCAAGCATGACGATAAGCCAGGCCTCCGACGCCACACCGCTGGGCCCAGCAGGGCCAGGCAATGCCAACTacacctctgcctccccctcctccaacacctccccctatcccccgccctccccctcctcctgcagcatCGACGAGTCCTACAAGTACGTCTTCCTCCCCGTCTGCTACTctctcaccttcctcttcaGCCTGACGCTCAACTCCGTGGTCCTGCTGCGCTCCTGTTGGCGCCGCGGCGACTGTCGGCGCGGCAACGGAGGCTCCCGGCGCTGGAACACCTCTCTGATCTACATGGTGAACCTGGCAACCACGGACCTGATGTacggcctctccctgcccttcctGGTGGCCAGCTACATGATGAGGGACAACTGGGTGTTCGGGGACTTCATGTGCCGTCTGGTCCGCTTCCTGTTCTACTTCAACCTGTACTGCTCCATCTTCTTCCTCACCTGCATCTCCGTGCACCGCTACCTGGGCATCTGCCACCCCATGAGGACCATCACCCTGGAGAGCAAGCGGGCCGTGAAGGGGACCTGCGCCCTGGTCTGGATCATGGTGTTCATCCTCACCTGCCCCATCTTCAGGTTCGCCCAGACGGGGTTGGTGGTGAGGGCGGGCggcgtggaggctggggggacgcCCGGCCTGGGGGAGAACGGCAGCGAGTCTAAGGAGGACGGTGGCGGGGGCGGGGATGGTTTAAACGAGGCTTACGTCAACTGCTGGGACGACGCCATCGATAAGGACTTTGCCGACTACGTCCCGTACGGGATCACGCTGCACCTCCTGGGGTTCTTCGTGCCTTTCGCCATCATCGCCTGGTGCTACTCCCGGGTAGTCAGGACGATCTTCCGGACGCTGAGCTCCGCTCCCGGCTCCCAGGAGGGccgggaggaaggaggaggagggggagggggagacacagagggagcccGAGAGAGGACTTCCGTCTCCATCTCCAGCTCGCAACACTTCCACTACATACGCAGGCGTCGCAAGTCCATCAAAACCATCGTGACCATCACCTTCCTGTTCGCCCTGTGTTTCCTTCCCTTCCATGTGACGCGCACCCTCTTCCTGCTACTGCGGCGGGGTCAGGTTGGGGGGTGCAACACCATGAAGATGATCTCCATCTGCTACAAGGTGACCAGGCCGTTGGCCGCCTGCAACGCCTGGCTCAACGCTCTCCTTTACTTCCTGACCGGGGACCAGGGCGGTCCTTGCTGCTGGCCCGCGGACGGCGCCGGCAGCCGCCGCCACCGCAGCGCCACCCTGTGGCCTCTGAGGATACTGAAGAGGGAAGgggtcggggaggaggaggtggtggaggtggaggaggagaagaagaaggaaaggCAGGTGCACGCGGAGAGTGAATCCAAGTCGTCCAGGATTATGTTCTGA
- the LOC134013879 gene encoding alpha-2-antiplasmin-like isoform X1, whose protein sequence is MVAVGMKLCFPVFLLLSVCGHGATDEPAAPIAKALPGASPSPSLLGVGQPGCAGQELGLEAWRAVGGAVEKLGLQLFRSLKAGPDQPNIIISPLSISLALAQLTLGARGNTEKLLLHALQADSISCFHPSLGALLQHLTNTSLQVASRLYLRPGFEVIQSFVEDSEKKYGSEPAPLVSVEEVNQWVADVTEGHMTNFLPSLLPDVVLMLINAMHFKGEWQTQFDPKSTSKGVFYLENSSSVKVDMMKSAMYPLRQFMDEELDARVACFPFKGNTSFLVVLPVPGRGNVSSLVQKLNISDLYSRLPEERPMQVSLPKFNLQYSQELQDALQSMGLGSLFTIPDLSGISSGPLVVSSVLHASGVELSEEGAEASAATSIAMTRSMTNPRFAVNSPFLFALVDDASLAPLFLGLVTNPAPGASVMQNDGPPADDPHGNRTLGENKAQMDGPDGGASGGLLGNNDVQSDEPSGASASPCSTPSGEEGSLQPPNEVVGQEPGDCPTSSPTLPV, encoded by the exons AT ggtggCTGTTGGGATGAAGCTGTGTTTTCCTGTGTTcttgctgctgtctgtctgtggtcatGGTGCGACT gatGAGCCTGCTGCTCCAATTGCCAAGGCCCTCCCGggtgcctccccctccccctccctgctcggCGTGGGCCAACCAGGCTGTGCAGGCCAGGAGTTGGGCCTGGAGGCCTGGCGGGCAGTAGGGGGCGCTGTGGAGAAGCTGGGTCTGCAGCTGTTCAGGAGCCTGAAGGCCGGACCGGACCAGCCCAACATCATCATATCACCCCTCAGCATCTCCCTCGCTCTGGCTCAGCTCAccctgg gggCCCGTGGGAACACGGAGAAGCTGCTCCTGCATGCCCTCCAGGCTGACTCCATCTCCTGCTTCCACCCCAGCCTGGGGGCTCTGCTCCAGCACCTCACCAACACCTCCCTGCAGGTGGCCTCGCGTCTCTACCTGAGGccag ggtTCGAAGTGATTCAGTCCTTCGTCGAAGACTCCGAGAAGAAGTACGGGTCAGAGCCCGCCCCCCTCGTCTCTGTAGAGGAGGTCAACCAATGGGTGGCCGATGTCACCGAGGGTCACATGACTAACTTCCTCCCCAGTCTTCTACCTGATGTTGTGCTCATGCTTATAAACGCCATGCACTTCAAAG GGGAATGGCAGACTCAGTTCGATCCCAAGTCCACCTCCAAAGGAGTCTTCTACCTAGAGAACAGTAGCTCGGTCAAGGTGGACATGATGAAGTCAGCCATGTATCCGCTTAGACAGTTCATGGATGAGGAGCTGGATGCCAGG GTGGCCTGTTTTCCCTTCAAAGGAAACACCAGCTTCCTGGTGGTGTTGCCGGTACCAGGAAGAGGAAACGTGTCATCTCTGGTTCAGAAGCTGAACATCTCTGACCTGTACAGCCGGCTTCCCGAGGAGAGGCCCATGCAGGTCAGCCTGCCTAAGTTCAACCTGCAATACAGCCAGGAACTACAAGACGCACTTCAGAGCATGG gcctGGGCTCTTTATTCACGATTCCTGATCTGTCAGGGATCTCATCCGGGCCCCTGGTGGTCTCCAGCGTCCTCCATGCGTCTGGTGTGGAGCTGAgcgaggagggggcagaggccTCGGCCGCCACCTCCATCGCCATGACGCGCTCCATGACCAATCCACGCTTCGCCGTCAACTCGCCCTTCCTGTTCGCTCTCGTCGACGacgcctccctcgcccccctcttcCTGGGCCTGGTGACTAACCCCGCCCCCGGGGCCAGCGTCATGCAGAACGACGGCCCCCCCGCCGACGATCCCCACGGCAACAGGACCCTCGGcgaaaacaaagcgcagatggACGGCCCCGACGGCGGCGCAAGTGGAGGTCTGCTCGGCAACAACGACGTGCAGAGCGACGAGCCCAGTGGAGCGAGCGCCTCGCCGTGTAGCACCCctagtggagaggagggctcaCTGCAGCCCCCCAATGAGGTGGTGGGCCAGGAGCCAGGAGATTGTCCAACTTCCAGTCCCACCTTGCCCGTCTAG
- the im:7136398 gene encoding schwannomin-interacting protein 1: protein MEGETEKEPAEEKESDDTGQSGEEEEGGTRHHKTSECAEPDQDLPIMHWEDLSLRIAELEKQEEERRERAKSASGSELLTGSEGRMDERRGGARRQSGEDEVEPRSCRVTVITSRFTHNKNLQLCYINNSESDEEEAGTGKEGSTGASSNGYHPSGLKQEVKVALRALRDKLWAEQKEKEHLASCTAATRRTHLDLIDLRLCSLQHLLSLRVSLGQEVQDLSSELVCHLLERDQLRTKQDAMLMDVQDLT, encoded by the exons atggagggggagactgAGAAGGAGCcggcagaggagaaggagagcgatGACACAGGACAGTCTggcgaggaagaggaaggagggacacGGCATCACAAGACTTCTGAGTGTGCCGAACCGGACCAGGACCTACCCATAATGCACTGGGAGGACCTGAGCCTGAGGATCGCTGAGCTGGAGaaacaagaggaggagaggagggaaagggcaAAG AGCGCGAGCGGGTCGGAGCTGCTGACGGGATcggaggggaggatggacgAGAGGCGGGGGGGCGCAAGGAGGCAGAGCGGGGAGGACGAGGTCGAGCCCAGAAGCTGTCGGGTCACTGTGATCACTTCTCG GTTTACCCATAATAAAAACCTCCAGCTGTGCTATATCAACAATAGTGAAAGtgatgaagaggaggcaggAACTGGTAAAGAG GGCTCTACAGGAGCAAGTAGCAACGGTTACCACCCTTCTGGCCTGAAGCAGGAAGTGAAGGTTGCACTGAGGGCGCTACGGGACAAGCTGTGGGCAgaacagaaagagaaggag catCTTGCCAGCTGTACCGCTGCAACCAGGAGGACGCACCTGGACCTCATTGACCTCCGGCTCTGCTCTCTCCAACACCTGCTCTCCCTCAGGGTGTCCCTCGGCCAGGAAGTACAGG acCTGAGCTCAGAGCTGGTGTGCCACCTGCTGGAAAGGGACCAGCTAAGGACCAAACAAGACGCCATGCTCATGGATGTACAGGATCTGACATAA
- the c27h17orf49 gene encoding chromatin complexes subunit BAP18, translated as MTSASTKVGEIFSAAGAAFTKLGELTLQLHPVSDSSPAGAKWTETEIDMLRSAVRRFGDDLNNISSVIKERTVAQIKTTVKRKIYEDSRVPLSSDSPKKPTKKTTITIAAAPAPVAPTAIAVPTSQVVVTTGLQSPSSLQPAIKKQKTADVTLSALNDSDVNSDLVDIEGLGDGSTTKKLNFDQESLNLDSSLIMNSSDLPLLSR; from the exons GTGGGAGAGATATTCTCTGCAGCGGGAGCTGCCTTCACGAAGCTGGGAGAACTAACCCTGCAGCTACACCCCGTGTCAGACTCAAGTCCCGCTGG agcCAAATGGACAGAGACCGAGATCGACATGTTGCGGTCGGCTGTGAGGCGCTTCGGTGATGACCTCAACAACATCAGCTCTGTTATCAAGGAGCGCACAGT ggcccagATAAAGACCACAGTGAAGAGGAAGATTTATGAAGACAGCAGGGTACCCCTATCTTCCGACTCCCCCAAAAAACCCACGAAGAAGACCACCATCACCATAGCAGCGGCACCTGCCCCCGTGGCCCCCACAGCGATCGCCGTGCCGACCTCGCAGGTTGTCGTGACAACGGGTCTTCAGAGCCCCTCTTCTTTACAGCCGGCCATTAAAAAACAGAAAACTGCAG ATGTGACGCTCAGCGCTCTTAATGACTCGGACGTAAACAGTGATCTGGTGGACATTGAGGGACTAGGCGACGGCTCCACCACCAAGAAGCTCAACTTCGATCAAG AGAGCCTCAATCTGGATTCTAGTCTCATCATGAACTCCAGTGACCTGCCTCTTCTTTCacgctga
- the LOC134013879 gene encoding alpha-2-antiplasmin-like isoform X2, with amino-acid sequence MKLCFPVFLLLSVCGHGATDEPAAPIAKALPGASPSPSLLGVGQPGCAGQELGLEAWRAVGGAVEKLGLQLFRSLKAGPDQPNIIISPLSISLALAQLTLGARGNTEKLLLHALQADSISCFHPSLGALLQHLTNTSLQVASRLYLRPGFEVIQSFVEDSEKKYGSEPAPLVSVEEVNQWVADVTEGHMTNFLPSLLPDVVLMLINAMHFKGEWQTQFDPKSTSKGVFYLENSSSVKVDMMKSAMYPLRQFMDEELDARVACFPFKGNTSFLVVLPVPGRGNVSSLVQKLNISDLYSRLPEERPMQVSLPKFNLQYSQELQDALQSMGLGSLFTIPDLSGISSGPLVVSSVLHASGVELSEEGAEASAATSIAMTRSMTNPRFAVNSPFLFALVDDASLAPLFLGLVTNPAPGASVMQNDGPPADDPHGNRTLGENKAQMDGPDGGASGGLLGNNDVQSDEPSGASASPCSTPSGEEGSLQPPNEVVGQEPGDCPTSSPTLPV; translated from the exons ATGAAGCTGTGTTTTCCTGTGTTcttgctgctgtctgtctgtggtcatGGTGCGACT gatGAGCCTGCTGCTCCAATTGCCAAGGCCCTCCCGggtgcctccccctccccctccctgctcggCGTGGGCCAACCAGGCTGTGCAGGCCAGGAGTTGGGCCTGGAGGCCTGGCGGGCAGTAGGGGGCGCTGTGGAGAAGCTGGGTCTGCAGCTGTTCAGGAGCCTGAAGGCCGGACCGGACCAGCCCAACATCATCATATCACCCCTCAGCATCTCCCTCGCTCTGGCTCAGCTCAccctgg gggCCCGTGGGAACACGGAGAAGCTGCTCCTGCATGCCCTCCAGGCTGACTCCATCTCCTGCTTCCACCCCAGCCTGGGGGCTCTGCTCCAGCACCTCACCAACACCTCCCTGCAGGTGGCCTCGCGTCTCTACCTGAGGccag ggtTCGAAGTGATTCAGTCCTTCGTCGAAGACTCCGAGAAGAAGTACGGGTCAGAGCCCGCCCCCCTCGTCTCTGTAGAGGAGGTCAACCAATGGGTGGCCGATGTCACCGAGGGTCACATGACTAACTTCCTCCCCAGTCTTCTACCTGATGTTGTGCTCATGCTTATAAACGCCATGCACTTCAAAG GGGAATGGCAGACTCAGTTCGATCCCAAGTCCACCTCCAAAGGAGTCTTCTACCTAGAGAACAGTAGCTCGGTCAAGGTGGACATGATGAAGTCAGCCATGTATCCGCTTAGACAGTTCATGGATGAGGAGCTGGATGCCAGG GTGGCCTGTTTTCCCTTCAAAGGAAACACCAGCTTCCTGGTGGTGTTGCCGGTACCAGGAAGAGGAAACGTGTCATCTCTGGTTCAGAAGCTGAACATCTCTGACCTGTACAGCCGGCTTCCCGAGGAGAGGCCCATGCAGGTCAGCCTGCCTAAGTTCAACCTGCAATACAGCCAGGAACTACAAGACGCACTTCAGAGCATGG gcctGGGCTCTTTATTCACGATTCCTGATCTGTCAGGGATCTCATCCGGGCCCCTGGTGGTCTCCAGCGTCCTCCATGCGTCTGGTGTGGAGCTGAgcgaggagggggcagaggccTCGGCCGCCACCTCCATCGCCATGACGCGCTCCATGACCAATCCACGCTTCGCCGTCAACTCGCCCTTCCTGTTCGCTCTCGTCGACGacgcctccctcgcccccctcttcCTGGGCCTGGTGACTAACCCCGCCCCCGGGGCCAGCGTCATGCAGAACGACGGCCCCCCCGCCGACGATCCCCACGGCAACAGGACCCTCGGcgaaaacaaagcgcagatggACGGCCCCGACGGCGGCGCAAGTGGAGGTCTGCTCGGCAACAACGACGTGCAGAGCGACGAGCCCAGTGGAGCGAGCGCCTCGCCGTGTAGCACCCctagtggagaggagggctcaCTGCAGCCCCCCAATGAGGTGGTGGGCCAGGAGCCAGGAGATTGTCCAACTTCCAGTCCCACCTTGCCCGTCTAG